A single genomic interval of Bacteroidales bacterium harbors:
- a CDS encoding putative porin — MKKPLLAITVLILFSGPVLAQLAQIDTNTVIYSWKLDESLANRIRTDVDTNLADFQRYNPVFRNYTGVETLGNFGLPARSIVYSERPDQEFLLIENYSPFMKFFQNTQYFNTKKPFTQLTYIKGGSNQTKEELFNAFHSQNLTKTLNIGVNFTSIGSLGQYSFQKVKNNSFRFFSSYSGRYYAYHVSVNYNKIMADENGGVLNDSLITDTTILRTKEIPTLFSGSESSLSHRPDVMNSIRNLNILAVQELAFRMAPKKNTDSTQTKPKKKTILYPKLVYIFNLNRSMRNFTDKDPMVGYNAGLYPYTYTDTATSDSLIYWKVSNSIRLQFQGRRNNHYFIDYSYELMKYSLWTGLRESDSTLHFINQVYQIPGLSYSSNLYNSYVSSGFSKLFANRFDVNLYGRYYLTGYKSGDINLAGDMKLIFGKLEKPFTFYARGTIESKSPDFLYSHYASNNFIWTRNFKRTTTNHLSTNLSLSSKKFALQADYYLLSNAIYLDEDAFPAQYRNALSLFVLSASKQVDFWKFTSIGKLVYQKTENENIIDLPELTFFNSTYLTHLFNFKATGGKLLIMLGFDMDYNTKYYADAYMPALSSFYNQHEKQLGNYPYFDAFLNVDLKRFRFFVKVEHLNAGWIDQNYFSILHYPRNGRDLKFGLSWTFYD; from the coding sequence ATGAAAAAACCACTACTGGCTATAACCGTTCTTATTCTGTTCAGCGGCCCGGTATTGGCTCAACTCGCCCAAATTGACACAAATACGGTGATCTATTCCTGGAAACTCGATGAGTCACTCGCTAACCGCATACGAACCGACGTCGATACCAATCTTGCCGATTTCCAGCGTTATAACCCGGTATTCCGTAATTATACCGGCGTTGAAACTCTTGGAAACTTCGGACTTCCCGCCCGAAGTATAGTTTACTCCGAACGACCTGACCAGGAATTCCTGCTCATTGAAAACTATTCGCCGTTCATGAAGTTTTTCCAGAATACCCAATATTTTAACACTAAGAAACCATTCACGCAACTTACCTATATTAAAGGGGGATCAAACCAGACTAAAGAAGAACTTTTTAACGCGTTCCATTCCCAAAACCTTACTAAAACCCTTAATATCGGAGTCAACTTCACATCAATCGGTTCCCTCGGCCAATACAGTTTCCAGAAGGTCAAAAACAATTCTTTCCGTTTTTTCTCCAGCTATTCCGGACGTTACTATGCTTACCATGTGAGTGTGAATTATAATAAAATTATGGCTGATGAAAACGGCGGAGTGCTGAACGATTCATTGATAACCGATACAACAATACTCCGCACAAAGGAAATTCCTACCCTGTTCAGCGGATCCGAAAGCTCCCTCAGTCATCGGCCCGATGTGATGAACAGTATCCGCAACCTGAACATCCTGGCTGTTCAGGAACTGGCTTTCAGGATGGCTCCCAAAAAAAATACGGATTCTACCCAAACCAAGCCAAAAAAGAAAACAATCCTGTATCCCAAACTGGTTTACATCTTCAACCTAAACCGGTCTATGCGCAATTTTACAGATAAGGATCCCATGGTTGGGTATAACGCGGGTTTGTACCCCTATACATATACGGACACCGCCACTTCTGATTCGCTCATTTACTGGAAAGTTTCCAATTCCATCCGCCTGCAATTCCAGGGACGAAGAAATAACCACTATTTCATCGACTATTCCTATGAACTGATGAAGTATTCACTTTGGACGGGTTTACGGGAAAGCGATTCTACCCTGCATTTTATTAACCAGGTATACCAGATTCCGGGACTTTCTTATTCCAGCAATCTGTATAACTCATATGTTTCTTCTGGGTTCAGTAAACTCTTTGCCAACCGGTTTGACGTAAATCTTTACGGCCGCTATTACCTTACCGGCTACAAATCGGGGGATATTAACCTTGCAGGTGACATGAAACTCATCTTTGGCAAACTCGAAAAACCCTTTACTTTCTATGCCAGGGGAACCATTGAATCCAAATCGCCAGATTTTCTTTACAGCCATTACGCCTCCAATAATTTCATTTGGACCCGGAATTTCAAACGCACAACTACCAACCATTTGTCAACGAACCTGAGCCTCTCATCAAAGAAGTTTGCATTACAGGCAGATTATTACTTACTTAGCAACGCAATTTACCTTGATGAAGATGCTTTTCCGGCACAATACAGAAACGCTTTATCGCTTTTCGTATTGAGCGCTTCCAAACAGGTAGATTTCTGGAAATTTACCAGCATTGGAAAACTGGTATACCAGAAAACCGAAAATGAAAATATTATTGATCTGCCGGAATTAACTTTTTTTAACTCTACGTACCTGACTCATTTATTTAATTTTAAGGCTACGGGAGGAAAACTGTTAATCATGTTAGGATTCGATATGGATTATAATACGAAATACTATGCCGATGCTTACATGCCAGCGCTGAGTTCATTTTACAACCAGCATGAGAAACAACTCGGAAATTATCCGTACTTCGATGCATTTCTCAATGTGGATCTGAAACGGTTCAGATTCTTTGTAAAAGTTGAACATCTGAACGCAGGCTGGATCGATCAGAATTACTTCTCTATACTACACTATCCTAGAAACGGGCGGGATTTAAAGTTCGGGTTGTCCTGGACATTTTACGACTAA